From the genome of Bradyrhizobium elkanii USDA 76, one region includes:
- a CDS encoding (R)-mandelonitrile lyase, whose protein sequence is MDIHVSGSRPTRRAPKENFTGTVLQDPINMAPAPARLNASRVSFEPGARTAWHTHPLGQTLYVISGIGRVQAKGGPIREIRPGDVVWIPPNEKHWHGASPDNSMTHIAMQEALDGVYSTWMEHVTDEEYNGKVG, encoded by the coding sequence ATGGACATCCACGTTTCCGGCTCGCGGCCGACCCGCCGCGCGCCGAAGGAGAATTTTACCGGCACCGTGTTGCAGGACCCGATCAACATGGCGCCTGCGCCGGCGCGGCTGAACGCCTCGCGCGTGTCGTTCGAGCCCGGCGCACGCACCGCCTGGCACACCCATCCGCTCGGACAGACGCTGTATGTGATCTCCGGCATCGGGCGCGTGCAGGCCAAGGGCGGCCCGATCAGGGAGATTCGTCCCGGCGACGTCGTCTGGATTCCGCCGAACGAGAAGCACTGGCACGGGGCCTCGCCGGACAACAGCATGACCCACATCGCCATGCAGGAGGCGCTTGATGGCGTCTATTCGACCTGGATGGAGCACGTCACCGACGAGGAATACAACGGCAAGGTCGGCTGA
- a CDS encoding transporter substrate-binding domain-containing protein, which yields MFRALAGLAFALLLSTAQAQQAPSRLDEIVKRGILRVGMTGDYLPFTYLDKETKAFRGFDVDMAQSLGKALGVKVEFVPTSWPQMTRDFEADDFDIAMGGVSITFDRQKKGLFSTPIMREGKTPIARCADKGKFETIAEIDKPGTRVIVNPGGTNERFARAHVKAAAIRVFNDNTKIFDEIAKGDADLMMTDASETRYQQKLHPGVLCAVHPDTPFDFAEKAYWMQRDVALKAFVDQWLHIAREDGSYAKIYAAWFE from the coding sequence CGCCTTGCTTCTGTCCACCGCACAGGCGCAGCAGGCGCCGTCCCGGCTCGATGAGATCGTCAAGCGCGGCATCCTGCGTGTCGGCATGACCGGCGACTATTTGCCCTTCACCTACCTCGACAAGGAGACCAAGGCCTTCCGCGGCTTCGATGTCGACATGGCGCAGTCACTCGGCAAGGCGCTCGGCGTCAAGGTTGAGTTCGTACCGACATCGTGGCCGCAGATGACCAGGGATTTCGAGGCCGACGATTTCGACATCGCGATGGGCGGCGTCTCCATCACCTTCGATCGGCAGAAGAAGGGTCTGTTCTCGACGCCGATCATGCGCGAGGGCAAGACGCCGATCGCGCGCTGTGCCGACAAGGGCAAGTTTGAGACGATCGCCGAGATCGACAAACCGGGCACCCGCGTCATCGTGAATCCCGGCGGCACCAATGAGCGCTTCGCGCGCGCCCATGTGAAAGCCGCCGCGATCCGGGTCTTCAACGACAACACCAAGATCTTCGACGAGATCGCAAAGGGCGACGCCGACCTGATGATGACCGATGCGTCCGAGACGCGCTATCAGCAGAAGCTGCATCCCGGCGTGCTGTGCGCCGTGCATCCCGACACGCCGTTCGACTTCGCGGAAAAGGCCTACTGGATGCAGCGCGACGTCGCATTGAAGGCGTTCGTCGACCAATGGCTTCACATCGCGCGCGAAGATGGCAGCTACGCGAAGATCTACGCCGCGTGGTTCGAATAG
- a CDS encoding DUF2147 domain-containing protein → MRKLLAIATLVLASTAAAQAQYTFDYGGRTIRIDPDRGTVSIPGVYDNTGRGTKRAKREDTEQKRKAPKEANTDTKTNSQAAPPSAPAAAAPPAPPAVDQAAVPPAPAATTTEPASTGVAATPPSATAATTPPPPAPPAVQQTAAPAAKPTSAPTVGAAAPSAPAPKPLANPVQAANSPLGVWLTEEKEGKIRIEQCGANLCGYAVDKKSNANGEQVLINMKPAKDKWSGRIFDPNSGSTYDSTIAMKSPDTLRVQGCAFGGMFCGGQTWTRVN, encoded by the coding sequence ATGAGAAAGCTTCTGGCGATCGCCACGCTCGTGCTCGCGAGCACGGCCGCAGCGCAGGCGCAGTACACATTCGATTACGGCGGCCGCACCATTCGCATCGATCCCGATCGCGGCACGGTTTCGATCCCCGGCGTCTACGACAATACCGGCCGCGGCACCAAGCGCGCCAAACGCGAGGACACCGAGCAGAAGCGCAAGGCTCCGAAGGAAGCCAATACGGACACTAAGACGAATTCCCAGGCCGCACCGCCCAGCGCGCCCGCGGCGGCTGCTCCACCCGCTCCGCCGGCCGTTGATCAGGCCGCCGTCCCGCCGGCGCCTGCCGCAACAACGACAGAGCCGGCCAGCACGGGTGTTGCGGCCACGCCGCCTTCAGCTACAGCAGCGACCACACCGCCGCCGCCCGCGCCGCCAGCCGTCCAGCAAACTGCTGCGCCGGCTGCAAAGCCCACCAGCGCTCCAACCGTTGGTGCCGCCGCGCCGAGCGCTCCGGCGCCCAAGCCGCTTGCCAATCCCGTGCAAGCAGCGAACTCGCCACTCGGCGTCTGGCTCACCGAGGAGAAGGAAGGCAAAATCCGCATCGAGCAATGCGGCGCCAATCTCTGCGGCTACGCCGTCGACAAGAAATCGAACGCCAACGGCGAACAGGTTCTGATCAACATGAAGCCGGCCAAGGACAAATGGAGCGGCCGCATCTTCGATCCGAATAGCGGCAGCACCTACGATTCCACCATCGCGATGAAGAGCCCGGACACGCTGCGCGTCCAGGGCTGCGCGTTCGGCGGCATGTTCTGCGGCGGCCAGACCTGGACGCGGGTGAATTGA